Proteins encoded within one genomic window of Pigmentiphaga sp. H8:
- a CDS encoding TRAP transporter large permease subunit encodes MSWQIAAWILLGGSTVLLFIGMPVALTFISINIIGAWLYMGGEIGLMQLARNSVSSVAAFSLTPIPLFVLMGEVLFHTGLALKVIDGIERLITRVPGRLAVVAVVAGTVFSAISGSTIATTAMLGSLMLPVMLSRGYHPRIATGPIMAIGAVDMLIPPSALTVLLGSLSGISISKLLIGGVMPGIILSVAFVLWIVVRVRITPSWAPASDTGERRTGWARWHLFVAYVLPTLSIFGVVVGALAAGWATPTECAALGSFATMLLAALYRRLTWEAVVKSLKGTAAISGMILFIILGATTFAQILSFSGASNGLVELITGHGLSTGLIVLGMMLMLIFLGIFVDQISMMMITLPIFMPIVGVLGIDPVWFGVMFLICMQLGLLLPPHGLLLMTMRGVAPPSVSMGTIFIAVVPYVVMSLLLLGAVFFLPGIATWLPKMIG; translated from the coding sequence ATGAGCTGGCAGATCGCGGCCTGGATCCTGCTGGGCGGATCCACGGTGCTGCTGTTCATCGGCATGCCCGTGGCGCTGACCTTCATCTCCATCAACATCATCGGCGCGTGGCTGTACATGGGGGGCGAGATCGGGCTGATGCAGCTCGCCCGCAACAGCGTCAGCTCGGTGGCGGCCTTCTCGCTCACGCCCATCCCGCTGTTCGTGTTGATGGGCGAGGTGTTGTTCCATACCGGCCTCGCGCTCAAGGTGATCGACGGCATCGAGCGCCTGATCACGCGCGTGCCCGGCCGCCTGGCCGTGGTCGCGGTGGTGGCCGGGACCGTGTTCTCGGCCATTTCCGGATCGACCATCGCCACCACCGCCATGTTGGGTTCGCTGATGCTGCCCGTCATGCTGTCGCGCGGCTACCACCCCCGCATCGCGACCGGACCCATCATGGCCATCGGCGCCGTGGACATGCTGATCCCGCCGTCGGCGCTGACCGTGCTGCTGGGCTCGCTGTCGGGCATCTCCATCTCCAAGCTGCTGATAGGCGGGGTGATGCCGGGAATCATCCTGTCGGTGGCCTTCGTGCTGTGGATCGTGGTGCGCGTGCGCATCACGCCGTCCTGGGCGCCTGCGTCCGACACGGGCGAGCGGCGCACCGGCTGGGCGCGGTGGCATCTGTTCGTGGCCTACGTGCTGCCCACGCTGTCCATCTTCGGCGTCGTGGTGGGGGCGCTGGCGGCCGGATGGGCCACGCCCACCGAATGCGCGGCGCTGGGTTCCTTCGCCACCATGCTGCTGGCCGCGCTCTACCGGCGCCTGACCTGGGAAGCGGTGGTCAAGTCGCTCAAGGGAACGGCCGCCATCTCGGGCATGATCCTGTTCATCATCCTGGGGGCCACGACCTTCGCCCAGATCCTGTCGTTCTCGGGCGCGAGCAATGGCCTGGTGGAACTGATCACCGGCCATGGGCTGTCCACCGGCCTGATCGTGCTGGGCATGATGCTGATGCTCATCTTCCTGGGCATCTTCGTCGACCAGATCAGCATGATGATGATCACGCTGCCCATCTTCATGCCCATCGTGGGTGTGCTGGGCATCGATCCGGTGTGGTTCGGCGTCATGTTCCTGATCTGCATGCAGCTGGGCCTGCTGCTGCCGCCGCACGGCCTGCTGCTGATGACCATGCGCGGCGTGGCGCCGCCGTCGGTCTCCATGGGGACGATTTTCATCGCGGTCGTGCCCTACGTGGTCATGAGCCTGCTGTTGCTGGGCGCGGTGTTCTTCCTGCCGGGCATCGCCACCTGGCTGCCGAAAATGATCGGCTAG
- a CDS encoding CHAT domain-containing protein — MPAANVEHESMGRAMRKEMFWSGARGTVCALAFGLAFSAAWAQEPVPDAEVGQVAQERLADADTLLALTQDGAILYAQDPVKLSGYQYCSQAVALAEQGEFRQSVRAASKALHLAQATKDPNLAALANRDLAIAYSYAGRLDKAESFAREALRHPPKEPEKVLGPVHKVLGDVEVRRGDYPAAIKSYETALASSSERYAPLVRVSLVNALAETGDAARARQMLDATAQPSDPALATQWQRTRARVLLAENRPREAADLYRSLTTRQTGTDSGYYQLWAWDGVARSEIALGNKPAAADALGKALDGVDAVRARFRSDEFKMGLFSDMQSVFERAIGLYSDLGNAPAAFELSERSRSRALLDAVRGRGSVPEAATATLSLSGLQQSLAPDERVIQFHALPERLQAWVVGPSELREVSIPIGREDLAKLVDALRDLIVNGKRGAVDGAARVGELLIAPLGIAPGQRLIVVPHGPLHYLPFQALRLNGAYLIESHAMSVAPSMSIAVQLARRTPRVSPALTAFGNPRIEDQYDLPGAEREVQELARLFPQKNVYMGSAATKTQFKQAAARAPLIHVAAHAQADTVDPLYSRILLANEDGRQSFLEAREILGLDMNHTALVTLSACESGLGRIAQGDEVLGFTRSFLSAGSSSLIASLWPVSDDAAELLMSTLYAELAKGSDIQRAMQAGQLAVLKRNKMAHPFFWAPFNLIGNWRLTVEG, encoded by the coding sequence ATGCCCGCTGCGAACGTGGAGCACGAGAGCATGGGGCGGGCGATGCGGAAGGAGATGTTCTGGAGCGGCGCGCGCGGAACCGTTTGCGCGCTGGCGTTCGGACTGGCCTTTTCCGCGGCATGGGCCCAGGAGCCCGTGCCGGACGCCGAGGTGGGGCAGGTCGCGCAGGAGCGGCTGGCCGACGCCGATACCCTGCTGGCGCTGACCCAGGACGGCGCGATCCTGTACGCGCAGGATCCGGTCAAGCTCAGCGGCTATCAGTATTGCAGCCAGGCGGTGGCGCTGGCCGAGCAGGGCGAGTTCCGGCAGAGCGTGCGCGCCGCCAGCAAGGCGCTGCACCTGGCCCAGGCCACCAAGGATCCCAACCTGGCCGCGCTGGCCAATCGCGACCTGGCGATCGCCTATAGCTATGCGGGCCGGCTGGACAAGGCGGAGTCCTTCGCGCGCGAGGCGCTGCGGCATCCCCCCAAGGAGCCGGAGAAAGTCCTCGGTCCGGTGCACAAGGTGCTGGGCGACGTCGAGGTCCGGCGCGGCGACTATCCCGCGGCGATCAAGAGCTACGAAACCGCGCTGGCCAGCAGTTCGGAACGCTACGCTCCCCTTGTTCGGGTGTCGCTGGTCAACGCGCTGGCCGAGACCGGCGATGCGGCGCGGGCGCGGCAGATGCTGGACGCCACCGCTCAGCCGTCCGATCCGGCGCTGGCCACGCAATGGCAGCGTACGCGGGCGCGGGTCCTGCTGGCCGAGAACCGGCCGCGGGAGGCGGCGGACCTGTACCGTTCGCTCACGACGCGGCAGACCGGCACCGACAGCGGCTACTACCAGCTATGGGCCTGGGACGGCGTGGCGCGCAGCGAGATCGCACTGGGCAACAAGCCGGCGGCGGCCGATGCGCTGGGCAAGGCGCTCGACGGCGTGGACGCGGTGCGCGCGCGCTTTCGCAGCGACGAATTCAAGATGGGCCTATTCTCGGACATGCAATCCGTGTTCGAGCGCGCGATCGGCCTCTACAGCGACCTGGGCAATGCGCCGGCGGCGTTCGAGCTGAGCGAGCGCAGCCGCAGCCGCGCGCTGCTGGATGCGGTGCGCGGACGAGGCAGCGTGCCGGAGGCGGCCACGGCCACGCTGTCGCTGTCGGGCCTGCAGCAGTCACTGGCACCGGACGAACGCGTGATCCAGTTCCACGCCTTGCCCGAGCGCCTGCAGGCCTGGGTCGTGGGGCCGTCCGAACTGCGGGAAGTGTCCATCCCCATCGGGCGCGAGGACCTGGCCAAGCTGGTCGATGCCTTGCGCGACCTGATCGTCAACGGCAAGCGCGGCGCGGTCGATGGCGCGGCACGGGTGGGCGAACTGCTGATCGCGCCGCTGGGCATCGCGCCCGGGCAGCGGCTGATCGTCGTGCCGCACGGCCCGCTGCACTACCTGCCGTTCCAGGCGCTGCGCCTGAACGGCGCCTACCTGATAGAGAGCCACGCGATGTCGGTGGCGCCGTCGATGAGCATCGCCGTGCAGCTGGCGCGCAGGACGCCGCGCGTCTCGCCCGCCCTGACCGCGTTCGGCAATCCGCGCATCGAGGACCAGTACGACCTGCCGGGCGCGGAGCGCGAGGTGCAGGAACTGGCGCGGCTGTTCCCGCAGAAGAACGTCTACATGGGCAGCGCCGCCACCAAGACCCAGTTCAAGCAAGCCGCCGCCCGCGCGCCCCTGATCCACGTCGCCGCCCACGCGCAGGCCGATACCGTGGACCCGCTGTATTCACGCATCCTGCTGGCCAACGAGGACGGCCGGCAGAGCTTCCTGGAAGCGCGCGAGATCCTGGGGCTGGACATGAACCACACGGCCCTGGTCACGCTGTCGGCGTGCGAGTCGGGGCTGGGCCGGATCGCGCAGGGCGACGAGGTGCTGGGGTTCACGCGGTCGTTCCTGTCCGCCGGATCGTCCAGCCTGATCGCGTCGCTGTGGCCGGTGTCCGACGACGCCGCGGAACTGCTGATGAGCACCCTGTACGCCGAGCTGGCCAAGGGCAGCGACATCCAGCGGGCGATGCAGGCCGGCCAGCTTGCCGTTCTCAAGCGTAACAAGATGGCGCACCCGTTCTTCTGGGCGCCGTTCAACCTGATCGGGAACTGGCGCCTGACGGTGGAGGGCTGA
- a CDS encoding LysR family transcriptional regulator produces MQLSLDLDDLMLFQSVVESGSLTSAAHKLGVPRATLSRRLIALEKSCGAMLLKRNTRKVSPTALGLDLLQECADIARARDSIARKIARSATSMSGTLHVAMPIEFGTAWLGQAISEFALEHSDLQIVVDTTTRPIDLIGEGVDILIAFGEPKPSRLTVRKLGEIRYGLYCSPTYEAGLPQPISLATLPALDWVVTELQSGQSLWNTVPSGAGRSALGRVRARVNSIRLLREMVACGTGVGLIPEILGRDYVPGGRLKRIVPEWEPRLPLNAYIVSRTSVPRATRAMLKYLADAIRKSQDA; encoded by the coding sequence ATGCAGCTGTCACTCGATCTCGACGATCTGATGCTGTTCCAATCCGTGGTGGAAAGCGGCTCGCTCACGTCGGCCGCGCACAAGCTGGGCGTGCCGCGCGCCACGCTCAGCCGCCGCCTGATCGCGCTGGAGAAAAGCTGCGGCGCGATGCTGCTCAAACGCAATACGCGCAAGGTCTCGCCCACCGCGCTGGGCCTCGACCTGCTGCAGGAATGCGCCGACATCGCGCGTGCCCGCGACAGCATCGCGCGCAAGATCGCCCGCAGCGCCACCAGCATGTCGGGCACGCTCCACGTCGCGATGCCGATCGAATTCGGCACCGCGTGGCTGGGACAGGCGATCTCGGAATTCGCGCTGGAACACAGCGATCTGCAGATCGTCGTCGACACCACCACGCGGCCCATCGACCTGATCGGCGAAGGCGTGGACATCCTGATCGCCTTCGGCGAACCCAAGCCGTCGCGGCTGACGGTGCGCAAGCTGGGCGAGATCCGCTACGGGCTCTATTGCAGCCCCACCTATGAGGCCGGCCTGCCGCAGCCCATATCCCTGGCCACGCTGCCCGCGCTCGACTGGGTGGTGACCGAGCTGCAATCCGGGCAAAGCCTGTGGAACACCGTGCCGTCGGGCGCGGGCCGCTCCGCGCTGGGCCGGGTGCGGGCGCGCGTGAACAGCATCCGCCTGCTGCGCGAGATGGTGGCCTGCGGAACCGGCGTGGGGTTGATCCCGGAGATACTCGGCCGCGACTACGTGCCCGGCGGGCGCCTCAAGCGCATCGTGCCCGAGTGGGAACCCCGCCTGCCGCTCAACGCCTACATCGTCTCGCGCACCAGCGTGCCCCGCGCCACCCGGGCGATGCTCAAGTACCTGGCGGACGCCATCCGCAAATCGCAGGACGCCTAG
- a CDS encoding rhodanese-like domain-containing protein, translating to MAKKGETAPMPTGPLISASDLARLAGGAGVAILDCTSHLPTERRDARREFEAAHIPGARFVDLAEISDPASGLPTMLPSAAQFEAVMRKLGIQAGDLVVVYDTHGIRTAPRLWWMFRGYGHERVAVLDGGLPAWRAAGGAVEQGQAAPAREGDWSAMREHDAVADTAATRAAAADVSSRVVDARSAERFRGLAPEPRPGLRAGHIPGSVNLPYEHLLDPVSHAYLPDDRLAEVMRAHGLGLGKDTRFVCSCGSGVSACVLALALHKLGERDVRVYDGSWTQWGSDAALPVETGDGHAYALKTYVAAPGKFAAMRDRFLSSAAPLLAEQGLLLERSWTPPEAPDTFVYLLKWRSGVDFDQAWDAFARDPRWLDVKRRSEAQGPLIARQESMMLGTSIGERR from the coding sequence ATGGCCAAGAAAGGTGAAACGGCCCCGATGCCGACCGGACCACTGATCTCCGCCTCCGACCTGGCCCGCTTGGCGGGCGGCGCGGGAGTGGCCATCCTGGACTGCACCAGCCACCTGCCCACGGAGCGGCGCGACGCGCGCCGCGAGTTCGAGGCGGCGCACATTCCGGGCGCGCGGTTCGTGGACCTGGCCGAGATCAGCGATCCGGCGTCCGGCCTGCCCACGATGCTGCCTTCGGCGGCGCAGTTCGAGGCCGTCATGCGCAAGCTGGGGATCCAGGCCGGGGATCTCGTCGTGGTGTACGACACCCATGGCATACGGACCGCGCCACGGCTATGGTGGATGTTCCGGGGCTATGGCCACGAGCGGGTGGCGGTACTGGACGGCGGCTTGCCCGCGTGGCGGGCGGCCGGCGGCGCGGTGGAGCAGGGCCAGGCGGCGCCCGCGCGGGAAGGGGACTGGAGCGCGATGCGCGAGCACGACGCGGTGGCCGATACCGCCGCGACACGGGCCGCCGCGGCGGACGTCTCGTCCCGGGTGGTGGACGCGCGCAGCGCCGAGCGCTTCCGGGGGCTGGCGCCCGAGCCGCGCCCGGGGCTGCGGGCCGGCCACATCCCGGGCAGCGTCAACCTGCCCTACGAACACCTGCTCGACCCGGTCTCGCATGCCTACCTGCCGGACGACCGGCTGGCCGAGGTCATGCGGGCGCATGGGCTCGGGCTGGGGAAGGACACGCGCTTCGTCTGTTCCTGCGGATCCGGCGTATCGGCCTGCGTGCTTGCGCTGGCATTGCACAAGCTGGGCGAACGCGACGTCAGGGTCTACGACGGGTCGTGGACGCAATGGGGCAGCGATGCGGCCCTGCCGGTCGAGACCGGCGATGGCCATGCCTATGCCTTGAAGACCTATGTGGCGGCGCCCGGCAAGTTCGCGGCCATGCGCGACCGTTTCCTGTCCTCGGCCGCGCCGCTGCTGGCCGAACAAGGGCTGCTGCTGGAACGGAGCTGGACGCCGCCCGAGGCGCCTGACACCTTCGTCTACCTGCTGAAATGGCGGTCGGGCGTGGATTTCGACCAGGCCTGGGACGCGTTCGCCCGGGATCCGCGCTGGCTGGACGTCAAGCGCCGCTCGGAAGCCCAGGGTCCCCTGATCGCGCGCCAGGAGTCTATGATGCTGGGTACTTCAATAGGGGAGAGGCGGTGA
- a CDS encoding aromatic-ring-hydroxylating dioxygenase subunit beta: MQTTIRTSSSPAVGEDVQAAIGRLMADYAHALDDDDLESWPDFFTDDGSYRLTTRENVAAGLPVGIIHCEGRGMLRDRVAALRTANIFEPHCYTHVLGPSRIAVVGDGSWRVRSNFSVYRTFETGESRLYGVGKYLDIVHAQGDGPRLRERVVVLDSRCVDVLTVIPL, encoded by the coding sequence ATGCAGACCACCATTCGTACTTCTTCTTCTCCCGCCGTGGGCGAGGACGTCCAGGCCGCGATCGGCAGGCTGATGGCCGATTACGCCCACGCGCTGGACGATGATGACCTGGAGTCCTGGCCGGACTTCTTCACCGACGACGGCAGCTACCGGCTGACCACGCGCGAGAACGTGGCGGCCGGCCTGCCGGTGGGCATCATCCATTGCGAGGGACGCGGCATGCTGCGCGATCGCGTCGCGGCGCTGCGCACCGCCAACATCTTCGAGCCGCACTGCTACACGCACGTGCTGGGCCCGAGCCGCATCGCCGTGGTGGGCGACGGCAGCTGGCGCGTACGTTCCAATTTCAGCGTCTATCGTACGTTCGAGACCGGCGAGTCCCGGCTGTACGGGGTCGGCAAGTACCTGGACATCGTCCACGCCCAGGGCGACGGCCCGCGCCTGCGGGAACGCGTGGTCGTGCTGGACTCGCGCTGCGTCGACGTGCTGACCGTCATTCCACTATAA
- a CDS encoding ShlB/FhaC/HecB family hemolysin secretion/activation protein, with protein sequence MRGADKTWNRRGIAAAAMGLACSAALAQTPGPLAQAPSQRLPEPPAPAAQAGFRLQQVTFTGAAAIPADELQALAAGYVGRDVSLSDLEALAREVTELYRSRGYFLAQALVPVQTVRDGRVEISVVEGRLGKVDIQVAPDAPISEGRIRAYLAPLQPGQPVSAQSYERAMLLLSDLPGIKVSSGLQEGSEPGTTDLVVEVTQARRVTFAFDADNHGTRESGRVRVGGTMRVASPLGLGDNLDARLMMSEGNSLNFGRLGYEVPLGTDGLRLGAGVSRVRYELGQPWSQLGAKGRATVADLSLNYPVIRQRGQNLFLRLGVDHKELRDDLSMFSYSARKNVVGVGLGWSWERRDELFGGGYWASTGTLYHGRLDIKDDLTRAMDQGPAGHRTDGGFTKLTWQVSRLQSVLPRHSLYVSLGGQLTNGNLDASEKLALGGARAVRAFPSSELLVDEGVLGVVEWRWSATEDLTPYVFYDVGKGRMFHSPTSLDTNNSRSMQGFGIGAVWSRPGDFMVNVSLAWRRNTAAPVTDGGDRKPRIFVQFQKVF encoded by the coding sequence ATGCGGGGTGCCGACAAGACATGGAATCGCCGGGGCATCGCCGCCGCGGCGATGGGGCTGGCGTGCTCGGCCGCGCTGGCCCAGACGCCCGGGCCGTTGGCGCAGGCGCCGTCGCAGCGCTTGCCCGAACCGCCCGCGCCCGCCGCGCAAGCGGGCTTCCGTTTGCAGCAGGTGACCTTCACCGGCGCCGCCGCCATACCCGCGGACGAATTGCAGGCGCTGGCGGCCGGGTATGTGGGCCGCGATGTCTCGCTGTCCGACCTGGAGGCGCTGGCGCGGGAGGTGACCGAGCTGTATCGCAGCCGCGGCTACTTCCTGGCCCAGGCGCTGGTGCCGGTGCAGACCGTGCGCGACGGACGGGTCGAGATCAGCGTCGTCGAGGGACGGCTGGGCAAGGTGGACATCCAGGTCGCGCCGGATGCGCCGATCTCCGAGGGGCGCATCCGCGCCTACCTCGCGCCGCTGCAGCCGGGCCAGCCGGTCAGCGCGCAAAGCTACGAACGCGCCATGCTGCTGCTGTCGGATCTGCCCGGCATCAAGGTGTCGTCCGGCCTGCAGGAGGGCAGCGAGCCCGGCACGACGGACCTGGTGGTCGAAGTGACGCAGGCGCGGCGCGTGACCTTCGCCTTCGACGCGGACAACCACGGCACGCGCGAATCGGGCCGGGTCCGGGTGGGCGGCACCATGCGCGTGGCCAGCCCGCTGGGCCTGGGCGACAACCTGGACGCCCGGCTCATGATGTCCGAGGGCAATTCGCTGAACTTCGGGCGGCTGGGCTACGAGGTGCCGCTGGGCACGGACGGCCTGCGCCTGGGCGCGGGTGTCTCGCGCGTGCGCTATGAACTGGGCCAGCCCTGGTCGCAACTGGGCGCGAAGGGCCGGGCCACGGTGGCCGACCTGTCGTTGAACTATCCGGTCATCCGGCAGCGCGGCCAGAACCTGTTCCTGCGACTGGGCGTGGACCACAAGGAACTGCGCGACGATCTTTCCATGTTCTCGTATTCGGCGCGCAAGAACGTCGTCGGCGTGGGCCTGGGCTGGAGCTGGGAGCGGCGCGATGAACTGTTCGGCGGCGGCTACTGGGCCAGCACGGGCACGCTGTACCACGGGCGCCTGGACATCAAGGACGATCTGACGCGCGCGATGGACCAGGGGCCGGCGGGCCACCGCACGGACGGCGGCTTCACCAAGCTGACCTGGCAGGTGTCGCGCCTGCAATCCGTACTGCCGCGCCACAGCCTGTACGTGTCCCTGGGCGGGCAGCTGACCAACGGCAACCTGGACGCTTCCGAGAAGCTGGCGCTGGGCGGCGCGCGCGCCGTGCGGGCCTTCCCGTCCAGCGAACTGCTGGTGGACGAGGGCGTGCTGGGCGTGGTCGAGTGGCGCTGGTCCGCCACCGAGGACCTGACGCCCTATGTGTTCTACGACGTGGGCAAGGGCCGGATGTTCCATTCGCCCACCAGCCTGGACACCAACAATAGCCGCAGCATGCAGGGCTTCGGTATCGGCGCCGTGTGGTCGCGGCCCGGCGATTTCATGGTGAACGTCTCGCTGGCGTGGCGCCGCAACACGGCCGCGCCGGTTACCGATGGCGGCGATCGCAAGCCCCGGATCTTCGTGCAATTCCAGAAAGTGTTTTGA
- a CDS encoding tripartite tricarboxylate transporter substrate binding protein produces MKKSLKAAGLAAAAWTACIAPSQAADDTDWPKHTVRLIVPYAPGGIADQMARITAEALQAAFKQPFIVENKPGASGSLATSYVAKSKPDGYTLLVGLAAPQTLNQFIYKVDYHGLNDFAPVALLNTNPLILAVHPTLPVKTVGDVIAYARKYPGKLNFGGAGGLTQFAGEVFKYDTKTDMVHVRYRGGAPAVAAAVAGDVQMTFANYSDVQPWIESGRLRAVAITSPKRYPRNPDLPTIAESGVPGFGMDGWTGLLAPAGTPPAIVQKMAVVVRKALNEPAMKDKLEAMGSPPGDMTPEEFRAFVASEIKRWQGFVAESGIKVE; encoded by the coding sequence ATGAAGAAAAGCTTGAAGGCCGCCGGCCTGGCCGCCGCGGCATGGACCGCCTGTATCGCGCCGTCGCAGGCCGCCGACGACACGGATTGGCCGAAACATACCGTGCGGCTGATCGTGCCGTACGCCCCGGGCGGCATCGCCGACCAGATGGCACGCATCACGGCCGAGGCGTTGCAGGCCGCGTTCAAGCAGCCGTTCATCGTCGAGAACAAGCCCGGCGCCAGCGGCAGCCTGGCGACGTCCTACGTGGCCAAGAGCAAGCCCGACGGCTATACGCTGCTGGTGGGCCTGGCCGCGCCCCAGACCCTGAACCAGTTCATCTACAAGGTGGACTACCACGGACTGAACGACTTCGCGCCGGTGGCGCTGCTGAACACCAACCCGCTGATCCTGGCGGTGCATCCCACGCTGCCGGTCAAGACCGTGGGCGACGTGATCGCCTACGCGCGCAAGTATCCCGGCAAGCTGAATTTCGGCGGCGCGGGCGGGCTGACGCAGTTCGCCGGCGAAGTCTTCAAGTACGATACCAAGACCGACATGGTGCACGTGCGCTACCGTGGCGGCGCGCCGGCCGTCGCGGCAGCCGTGGCCGGCGACGTGCAGATGACCTTCGCCAACTACTCCGACGTGCAGCCCTGGATCGAGTCCGGCCGGCTGCGCGCGGTCGCCATCACCAGTCCCAAGCGCTACCCCCGCAATCCCGACCTGCCCACCATCGCCGAGTCGGGCGTGCCGGGTTTCGGCATGGACGGCTGGACGGGCCTGCTGGCACCGGCCGGGACACCTCCCGCCATTGTCCAGAAGATGGCGGTGGTGGTGCGCAAGGCCCTGAACGAGCCCGCGATGAAGGACAAGCTCGAGGCCATGGGCAGCCCGCCCGGAGATATGACGCCGGAGGAGTTCCGGGCTTTCGTGGCGAGCGAGATCAAGCGCTGGCAAGGCTTCGTGGCCGAGTCCGGGATCAAGGTGGAATAG
- a CDS encoding SRPBCC family protein — protein sequence MEAGEALVSWPSEGITRVPFQVFSDREVYDREQQRIFRGPVWQFLCIEQDIPEPGDVVTSWMGETPVIVARDHDGQVNGMVNRCAHKGALVALKSKDTVKNLTCVYHAWSYRLDGRLRSIAFQNGVNGKGGMPEDFDVEAHRLQPVRVQVFCGLVFGTLSDETPPLDEFLGPRMSAFIQRNFGRPLKVLGRHSQIIHNNWKLYAENVRDSYHATLLHTFYTTFKVNRLDMDGGIILSDRKWHHISYSKRATFNLDKEYLTAEVHSAKYGAKHGESALEGPELLDAWEEFDDGITHSIQTVFPNVVFQFTLNSLAIRFFVPQGVDKTELKWIFLGYERDTPEQSRMRIMQSNLTGAAGLVALEDGCINEFVQRGTVGSGRRAAFIEMGGRVAESNESSRATEASVRGFWHGYRDIMGF from the coding sequence ATGGAGGCAGGAGAGGCGCTGGTCAGCTGGCCCAGCGAAGGCATCACGCGGGTGCCGTTCCAGGTCTTTTCCGACCGGGAGGTCTACGACAGGGAACAGCAACGGATCTTCCGCGGTCCGGTCTGGCAGTTTCTTTGCATTGAACAGGATATTCCCGAGCCCGGCGACGTCGTCACGTCCTGGATGGGCGAGACGCCGGTGATCGTCGCGCGCGACCACGACGGCCAGGTCAACGGCATGGTCAACCGCTGCGCCCACAAGGGCGCGCTGGTCGCGTTGAAAAGCAAGGACACGGTCAAGAATCTGACCTGTGTCTACCATGCATGGTCGTACCGGCTGGATGGCCGGCTGCGGTCCATCGCCTTCCAGAACGGCGTCAACGGCAAGGGCGGCATGCCCGAGGACTTCGACGTCGAGGCGCACCGGCTGCAACCGGTGCGCGTGCAGGTTTTCTGCGGGCTGGTGTTCGGCACGCTGTCGGACGAAACCCCGCCGCTGGACGAGTTCCTGGGGCCGCGCATGAGCGCCTTCATCCAGCGCAACTTCGGCCGGCCGCTGAAGGTGCTGGGCCGGCACAGCCAGATCATCCACAACAACTGGAAACTGTATGCCGAGAACGTGCGGGATTCCTATCACGCGACGCTGCTGCATACCTTCTACACCACCTTCAAGGTCAACCGGCTGGACATGGACGGCGGCATCATCCTGTCCGACCGCAAGTGGCACCACATCAGCTATTCCAAGCGCGCCACCTTCAACCTCGACAAGGAGTACCTGACGGCCGAGGTGCACTCCGCCAAGTACGGCGCCAAGCACGGCGAATCGGCGCTGGAAGGGCCCGAGCTGCTGGATGCCTGGGAGGAGTTCGACGACGGCATCACCCACAGCATCCAGACCGTGTTCCCCAACGTGGTGTTCCAGTTCACGCTCAATTCGCTGGCCATCCGCTTCTTCGTGCCCCAGGGCGTGGACAAGACCGAGCTGAAATGGATATTCCTGGGCTACGAGCGCGATACGCCCGAACAGTCGAGGATGCGCATCATGCAGTCCAACCTGACCGGCGCGGCCGGCCTGGTGGCGCTGGAGGATGGCTGCATCAACGAGTTCGTGCAGCGGGGCACGGTGGGGTCGGGGCGACGCGCGGCGTTCATCGAGATGGGCGGCCGCGTGGCCGAGTCGAACGAGTCGTCGCGCGCCACCGAGGCTTCCGTCAGGGGGTTCTGGCACGGCTATCGCGACATCATGGGATTCTGA
- a CDS encoding alpha/beta fold hydrolase — protein sequence MNAQGSFDKGSGLYYTAQGPSTGEAVLLVHSIMSDGASWARQSAWLARTYRVIAIDLPGHGQAPIAGEVTLPGLADSVTRLADTLGFARFHFMGVSLGAMIGFDLATRHAARLASLVACDAPSSTPDNYGALWDERIARARREGMAALVDETLARWFTPPTLAGEPALVAQVREQILKTPVEGYAHCARAISRFDYRDGLARSPVRATLTAGEADGVIVPAMREQARAMPHGQWVEIPGAGHLPQLENPAAFEAMMAGHFGKA from the coding sequence ATGAACGCGCAGGGCAGTTTCGATAAGGGATCGGGCCTTTACTACACGGCGCAGGGGCCGTCGACGGGCGAGGCGGTGCTGCTGGTCCATTCGATCATGTCCGATGGGGCCAGTTGGGCGCGGCAGTCTGCGTGGCTGGCACGCACGTACCGGGTGATCGCCATCGACCTGCCTGGCCACGGACAGGCGCCGATCGCCGGCGAGGTGACCCTGCCCGGCCTGGCCGATTCCGTTACCCGGCTGGCCGACACGCTGGGCTTCGCGCGCTTCCATTTCATGGGGGTATCGCTGGGTGCCATGATCGGTTTCGACCTGGCCACGCGCCATGCCGCGCGGCTGGCCAGCCTGGTGGCCTGCGATGCGCCGTCCAGCACGCCGGACAACTACGGGGCGCTGTGGGACGAGCGGATCGCGCGCGCCCGGCGCGAGGGCATGGCGGCGCTGGTGGACGAGACCCTGGCGCGGTGGTTCACGCCGCCGACACTGGCGGGAGAACCGGCCCTGGTCGCGCAGGTCCGCGAGCAGATCCTGAAGACGCCGGTCGAAGGCTACGCGCATTGCGCGCGGGCGATCAGCCGCTTCGACTATCGCGACGGGCTGGCGCGCAGCCCGGTCAGGGCAACGCTGACGGCGGGCGAGGCCGATGGGGTCATCGTGCCGGCCATGCGCGAGCAGGCGCGGGCGATGCCGCATGGCCAGTGGGTGGAGATACCCGGCGCCGGTCACCTGCCCCAGCTCGAGAACCCGGCCGCCTTCGAGGCGATGATGGCGGGGCACTTCGGCAAGGCGTGA